A stretch of DNA from Agrobacterium cucumeris:
GCGCGACGTCCGGGCAGTTCAAAGAGATTTTGGCCGAATCCGGCCAAGTGGCTCAAATTTTGTTATGAAATAACGTTATGTCAAAAGCGTGGACATCTTCAAGCAGCTCGACAAGGCCTTTGACGGCGTGGGAGATGAGCCTCTCACCCTTTTCGGCCGTGGCCGCTGCGGCGTTTCCGGCAACACCATCGGGGTTGAGATCGCTCATCAGCCAGCCGAAGGCGTGCGGGCCATAGGCGCGCAGATGCTGGAAGCGGCTGGCGAAATCGCTCTGGCGTGAGGGGAAGTCGGCTGCCTTTTCCATTCTCACCCGGTTCGGGCAGAGCGCCAGCATGACGGAGGTTTCGATATCGCCGCCATGAATGTCGATCGCCTTGTCTTCCGGCTTCACCACATCGGCGGGCACGCCGAAACGGGTCCAACTGGTGGCAACCGCCAGCATGCCAAAACGGGCGCGGGCCTCGGTGGCGACGATGGTCATCAGCGGCGAATTGCCGCCATGGGCGTTCAGCATCACGAATCTACGCACGCCTTTTTCATATTCGGCTTCAGCAATGCCGAGCCAGCGCTCAACGGCCTCGTCGTAACGCAGTGTCTTCGTGCCCGGCACATCCATGTGTTCGATGGAATATCCGACGGGCTCCACCGGCAGGAAAGAGACCGGCAGATGGGAGGGCAGGGCGGCAGCAAGACGGGCAACGATACCCTCGGCAATCAGCGTATCTGTCTCGAAGGGCAGGTGCGGACCGTGCTGTTCATGGGCGCCCAGCGGCAGCACGGAAATTGCACCTGTTGCGCGAAGATGAGGGTCTGTTACGTTTTCGTCGTGATAATGCGTGTATGAGTTTGGCATCTGGCAGTCCGCGCGTGCATTCGGTAAGGATTTCCAGCAACATATATCGGTTCCGCCACAGGGTAAAAGGCACTCGCATATGAGCAAGGACAAAACTGGGCATAAGGACAAGGGCGCCAAGAAAGAAAAGGGCGGCAAGAAAATAAAGGACGCCAAAAAAAGGGATGAGAATTTCAACCCTGAAGAACTGGCGCAATCCATCACCCAGGCCGCCCGTTCCATGCGCACGGCGCTAAGCCACAGCCTTGCCGAAAGCGGGCTTTATGCCGGCCAGGACGGCGTTATTCTGGCACTGGCGCAGGAAGGCAGCCTCACACCGGGGCAGATCGCCCAGAAGCTCGGCGTCAAGGCGCCGACCATGACGCGCACCATCGGCCGCATGGAAGCCCAGGGTTTCGTGGAGCGCAGCGGCGACGACGAGGATGGCCGCGTGACACTGGTGAAGCTGACGGAGGCGGGCCTGCAAAGCGTCGAACACATCAACATCTCGATAGCCGATTGTGGCGCAAGGGCCATAGAGGGGCTTTCGGCCAAGGATGTGCGCACCGTGGTTAAACTTCTCAAGGCAATCGATACCAATCTTCAATAATTTGTTGAAATTTTTAAAAATAAAACTCTGTTTTGTGGCTATCTCTTAAACGGGTTGCGGATTTTGTTTAAATTGTTTAATTGTAATTTAAACAGGGACATCCGTCGCTGACATGCGTTTGGGAGGAATGCTGTGGCTCAAAAGGTCAAACTGTCCACGATTGCCGAAAGTCTTGGTCTTTCGACCGCTACCATTTCCCTTGCATTGCGTGACAGTCCGCTGGTTGCTTCCGATACGCGCGACAAGATCAAGGAACAGGCGCGGGCGCTGGGTTATATCTATAACCGCCGCGCCGCCAGCCTGCGCACCTCGCGCTCCGGCATTGTTGGCGTGGTGTTCCACGATGTGATGAACCCGTTCTACGGCGAAATTCTCAAAGCCATCGAAAGCGAGCTGGATCGCAGCCGCCAGACCTTCATTCTTTCCAACCATTACGATTCGGTGGAAAAACAGCGCACCTTCATCGAAACGCTGCTGCAGCTGGGTTCCGACGGCATCATCATGTCGCCGGCCATCGGCACGCCGATCGAGGATATGACGCTGGCCGAAGAAAACGGCATGCCCGCCATCCTCGTGGCCCGCTCCATGGACGGCGTCGACATGCCGACCTATCGCGGTGACGACAGCTACGGCATTTCGCTTGCCACCAACCATCTGATCAGCCTTGGCCACCGCACCATCGCCATGGTTGGTGGCACCGACCAGACCTCGACGGGGCGCGACCGTTACCAGGGTTATGTCAACGCGCTGCGCAAGGCGGGCATCGAGGTCGATCCGAACCTGCGCATTCCCGGCCCGCGCTCCAAGCAGGGCGGTTTCGAGGCCGCCGTGCATTTCCTCTCACTGCCGCAGAAGCCGACTGCCGCCGTCTGCTGGAACGATCTCGTCGCCATCGGTCTCATGAACGGCATTTCGCGCGCCGGTCTGGTGCCGGGTGTGGATATTTCCGTCACCGGCTACGACGATCTGGAGGAAGCGGCGATTGCTACCCCGGCTCTGACCACGGTTTCCAACGGTCAGGCGGAGGTGGGGCGCCTGGCGGCGCGTGCGCTGCTGGACAGGCTGGCGGGCAGCCATGAGCCTGATGGCATTCACCTCATCAAGCCGGAAATGCGCATCCGGCAATCGACCGGGCCGGTGCGGCCGCGGGTGTGAGTACATCCGTGAGTATGGATGCGGCAGGCTGCATGTTTCTGGTTGTTCGCGATGTTTCCTTCTTCCGTCATTCCGGCCTTGAGCCGGAATCCAGCCACCGCGTGTCTACGCGGTGAAAAGACTCTCCCAGCCCAAGTCCTTGGGCTGACTGAATGCCGGATCAAGTCCGGCATGACGGTGATGGGCGCTTAAAAAAAATCGACATGAAACTTCCGTCTGCCCCCATAGCATCCCCTTATTGCCCTTTTCACGGCCGCCTTTGTTTGAAAGGATCGCTGCCCAGGGGAGTGGTATGGCGAAAGGTTCGCCTGAAACCCACTTCGGCATATTGGAATGTTATCAGGAGGAATATCCGCTCATGTCTGACAAAAAGGCCGTCGTTCTCGTTCCCGGCAAGATAAACCCGCGCGTTCTCGAACGCCTCGAAGGCAAGGTCGAGATCGTGGCCGTACCTGCCGGTGCCGAGCCGGCCCTGCCTGATGGTGCGGCGGAGCGCGTCAATGCCATCGCCGTTTCCGGCGTTGTCAACGCCAAATGGATCGATGCGCTGCCGAAGCTCGAGATCATCGCCAATTTCGGCGTGGGTTATGACGGCGTTGACGCCAAACATGCCGCCAAGCGCGGCATTGTGGTGACGAATACGCCTGATGTGCTGAACGACGAGGTGGCCGATACGACGATTGCGCTTTTGATCAACACCGTGCGCCGGCTCTATCAGGCCGAGACCTGGTTGCGCGATGGCAAATGGGTTGGCGAAGGCCCATTCGCACTCTCGCCGTTTTCGCTGCGCGGCCGCAAGGTTGGTCTCTTCGGCATGGGTCGCATCGGCCAGGAAATCGCCAAGCGGCTGGAGCCCTTCAAGGTGGAGATTGGATACCACACCCGCAGCAAGCGGGATGGCCTCTCCTACACCTATTACGGCTCGCTGAAGGACATGGCGGAAGCGGTCGATATCCTGATCTGCATCGTGCCGGGCACGCCGGAAACGCACAAGGCGATCAATGCCGAAATCCTGACGGCGCTTGGGGCTCAGGGCGTGTTCATCAATGTGGGCCGCGGTTCCAGCGTCGATGAGGATGCGTTACTTGAGACGCTCAAGAGCGGCGCCTTGGGTGCTGCCGGTCTGGATGTGTTCTATGCCGAGCCGAAAGTGCCGGAAGCCTTCCTGTCGCTGCCGAACGTCTCCCTCCTGCCGCATGTCGCCTCCGCCTCGGTTCCGACGCGTAACGCCATGGCCGATCTGGTGGCCGACA
This window harbors:
- a CDS encoding creatininase family protein, with translation MPNSYTHYHDENVTDPHLRATGAISVLPLGAHEQHGPHLPFETDTLIAEGIVARLAAALPSHLPVSFLPVEPVGYSIEHMDVPGTKTLRYDEAVERWLGIAEAEYEKGVRRFVMLNAHGGNSPLMTIVATEARARFGMLAVATSWTRFGVPADVVKPEDKAIDIHGGDIETSVMLALCPNRVRMEKAADFPSRQSDFASRFQHLRAYGPHAFGWLMSDLNPDGVAGNAAAATAEKGERLISHAVKGLVELLEDVHAFDITLFHNKI
- a CDS encoding MarR family winged helix-turn-helix transcriptional regulator, producing MSKDKTGHKDKGAKKEKGGKKIKDAKKRDENFNPEELAQSITQAARSMRTALSHSLAESGLYAGQDGVILALAQEGSLTPGQIAQKLGVKAPTMTRTIGRMEAQGFVERSGDDEDGRVTLVKLTEAGLQSVEHINISIADCGARAIEGLSAKDVRTVVKLLKAIDTNLQ
- a CDS encoding LacI family DNA-binding transcriptional regulator, producing the protein MAQKVKLSTIAESLGLSTATISLALRDSPLVASDTRDKIKEQARALGYIYNRRAASLRTSRSGIVGVVFHDVMNPFYGEILKAIESELDRSRQTFILSNHYDSVEKQRTFIETLLQLGSDGIIMSPAIGTPIEDMTLAEENGMPAILVARSMDGVDMPTYRGDDSYGISLATNHLISLGHRTIAMVGGTDQTSTGRDRYQGYVNALRKAGIEVDPNLRIPGPRSKQGGFEAAVHFLSLPQKPTAAVCWNDLVAIGLMNGISRAGLVPGVDISVTGYDDLEEAAIATPALTTVSNGQAEVGRLAARALLDRLAGSHEPDGIHLIKPEMRIRQSTGPVRPRV
- a CDS encoding 2-hydroxyacid dehydrogenase → MSDKKAVVLVPGKINPRVLERLEGKVEIVAVPAGAEPALPDGAAERVNAIAVSGVVNAKWIDALPKLEIIANFGVGYDGVDAKHAAKRGIVVTNTPDVLNDEVADTTIALLINTVRRLYQAETWLRDGKWVGEGPFALSPFSLRGRKVGLFGMGRIGQEIAKRLEPFKVEIGYHTRSKRDGLSYTYYGSLKDMAEAVDILICIVPGTPETHKAINAEILTALGAQGVFINVGRGSSVDEDALLETLKSGALGAAGLDVFYAEPKVPEAFLSLPNVSLLPHVASASVPTRNAMADLVADNILGWFKDGKVLTPVPETPVKG